In Erythrobacter sp. KY5, the DNA window GAAATGGGCGATGATGAAGGGATGCTGTTCCCCTCGTACCAGCCGCAGGCGCGCAGCTTCTGGATGAAGAACACTCCGCTGCCGCTCGACATCATCTTCATCGGCCCCGGCAACCGCATCACCAATATCGAGGAAGGCGTGCCCTATTCGACCGACAGCGTCTTTTCTGACGGCCCGGCGGTCGCGGTGTTCGAGATTCGTGGGGGGCTGTCCGAAGAGCTCGGGATCAAGCCGGGCGATATGGTGGAATGGGAGCTGCCCGAGTGATCTTGCATCTTGGCGCTGCCTGTCAGTT includes these proteins:
- a CDS encoding DUF192 domain-containing protein — its product is MVRLIAGLGALALAACSPNGTAAQETAPAPAAETAPTLSEAGLQLTDVTVISGDQSHTFTTELALTNAEQARGMMFRTEMGDDEGMLFPSYQPQARSFWMKNTPLPLDIIFIGPGNRITNIEEGVPYSTDSVFSDGPAVAVFEIRGGLSEELGIKPGDMVEWELPE